A DNA window from Impatiens glandulifera chromosome 7, dImpGla2.1, whole genome shotgun sequence contains the following coding sequences:
- the LOC124945827 gene encoding gibberellin 3-beta-dioxygenase 1-like, producing the protein MPSIVSSVHLNQKHLDINSMKELPESHAWTTPGSDDVGSDSDFYLLSGSDSVPVIDLDHPMVMDHMGHACRTWGVFQVLNHHIDTKLLQDMESAGNSLFSLPIQTKLLAARPPDGVTGYGVARISSFFSKHMWSEGFTIFGSPTDHARSLWPHDYTKFCDLIKEYEDEMKMLSKRVMWLMLGSLGLSMDDVKWAEQSGSAAIQFNSYPSCPDPDRAMGLAAHTDSTLFTILYQSNTSGLQVQREKAKWLTVPPITGALVINIGDLFHILSNGSYPSILHRAVVNRTQHRLSIAFLYGPPANILISPISKLVDSSHPALFRAVTWSEYLGLKAKHFNKALSMVRVCANRISFM; encoded by the exons ATGCCTTCAATAGTCTCTTCAGTTCATTTAAATCAAAAGCATTTAGACATTAATTCCATGAAAGAGCTGCCCGAGTCTCATGCATGGACCACTCCGGGAAGTGATGATGTTGGATCCGACTCCGATTTCTATCTGTTATCTGGGTCGGATTCGGTTCCGGTTATAGACCTTGACCACCCCATGGTTATGGACCATATGGGTCATGCATGCCGAACATGGGGTGTTTTTCAGGTCCTGAATCATCATATAGATACAAAACTTCTTCAAGATATGGAATCTGCGGGGAATAGTTTATTCTCTCTTCCTatccaaaccaaacttcttgCCGCCCGCCCGCCCGACGGTGTAACCGGATATGGGGTCGCCCGTATCTCCTCTTTCTTCTCTAAACACATGTGGTCCGAGGGTTTCACCATTTTCGGGTCGCCAACGGACCACGCCCGTTCTCTATGGCCCCATGACTATACAAAATTCTG CGATCTGATTAAAGAATATGAGGATGAAATGAAGATGTTATCAAAAAGGGTGATGTGGTTAATGCTCGGTTCATTGGGTTTATCGATGGACGATGTGAAATGGGCAGAACAATCCGGTTCAGCAGCTATCCAGTTCAATTCCTACCCGTCTTGCCCGGATCCAGATCGAGCCATGGGTTTAGCCGCCCACACCGACTCAACCCTATTCACAATTCTCTATCAAAGCAACACCAGCGGTCTACAAGTACAACGAGAAAAAGCCAAGTGGCTAACCGTTCCTCCAATAACCGGGGCTTTAGTAATCAACATAGGTGACCTTTTTCACATACTATCAAACGGGTCATACCCAAGTATTCTCCATCGGGCTGTAGTGAACCGAACTCAACATAGACTCTCAATAGCCTTTCTATATGGACCACCCGCAAACATTTTAATCTCGCCCATATCAAAACTCGTGGACTCGAGTCACCCGGCTCTATTCCGAGCGGTGACTTGGTCCGAGTATTTGGGCTTAAAGGCTAAACACTTCAACAAGGCGTTGTCAATGGTTCGAGTTTGCGCGAATCGAATTAGTTTTATGTAA